ACCATCTGACCATCCAATGCCATTTGACCATCTGCCGATACGTTGAGAATATAACGTCTTGGATGCTGCGTTTTTTCCGCGTGTTCCATGGCGGGCAGTTCGACCTTGAGTGCGGATTGATCGATAAATTGCGTGGTTACAAGAAAAAATGTAAGCAATAAAAATAGGACATCGATCAAAGAAGTCACATTGATGGCCGGGCGGCGCTTGAGGGGCATTTGCATTCGCATTACTATTCACCTTCGGAGTCTTGAAACCCCCGGAGTTTTTTCAGGAGGGTATTGGCGTATTTCTCAATTTCCAGGATCAAGCTTTCTGCCCGACTGCTGTATAAATTGTAAAATACGAGTGATGGAATCGCAATAAAAAGTCCAGCGGCAGTCGTTAAAATTGCTTCGGAAATGCCCCCTGCCAGAAGATTGGCCTGTCCTACGCCTACTTCTGAGACCTGTTGAAAAACTTTTATCATGCCCAGAACAGTGCCCAGGAGTCCCAAAAGCGGTGAAACTCCCGCTACGGTTTCCAGTACTACCAGTCCCTTTTGCAATACGCCCATTTCCTGACGGCCCTGGTCCAGAATGCTTTCTCTGACCTCTTCTAAAGGCAAATGGCGATTGTCCAATCCCGCGCGCATTACCGCGGAGAAAGGACCTTTGTGCTGCCGACAGACGTTCAATGCCAATCCGATGTCTTCGGGGCCTTGAATATTGTCGATTACACTGACAATTTCGGGCCGGATGACGGCGCGACGGCGCAGTGCAAACCCGCGCTCAATTGCAATGCCCAAAGCCAGTACTGAGCACAAGGTCAGAGGATACATCATGAGGCCACCCTGTTCAAATAGTGCCCAGCCCATATTATTATCGCCTTTGTCCTTTGCCAAAAATCAAATATTCAAAAGTACCCGTAATGTCGAGGTACTCTTCCGGGAAATCTGGCGGTAATGCCTTGAATGGTGCCGATAGTTCGATAGCCTTCAAGCTCGTATCGCGCAATAGGTAATGGCCCTCATAGTCGATCAATTCGGGGCCTTCGAGCCGCCCATCGCGCCAGATTCTGAATTTCACTATGGTCTTGCCATCAATCATACCCAATTCGAATGCGCGAGGCGGATATATATGACGGTCAATATGTCGCTTGAGATATTGCATGTAGGGGGCGAAATTCCAGGCGTAAGTG
The DNA window shown above is from Gemmatimonadota bacterium and carries:
- a CDS encoding MotA/TolQ/ExbB proton channel family protein, with translation MGWALFEQGGLMMYPLTLCSVLALGIAIERGFALRRRAVIRPEIVSVIDNIQGPEDIGLALNVCRQHKGPFSAVMRAGLDNRHLPLEEVRESILDQGRQEMGVLQKGLVVLETVAGVSPLLGLLGTVLGMIKVFQQVSEVGVGQANLLAGGISEAILTTAAGLFIAIPSLVFYNLYSSRAESLILEIEKYANTLLKKLRGFQDSEGE
- a CDS encoding biopolymer transporter ExbD, encoding MRMQMPLKRRPAINVTSLIDVLFLLLTFFLVTTQFIDQSALKVELPAMEHAEKTQHPRRYILNVSADGQMALDGQMVNQPALRELLKQHAADIDESGGLILRADRQLPYGDVMSILDLVRGVGIRRITNATAETNK